One Campylobacter concisus DNA window includes the following coding sequences:
- a CDS encoding thioredoxin domain-containing protein: MKKVILASVIAATSLMAASDKQIEDFYSQMVDSSVKVKVADRHKVAGDIEAVVVKLSKDGNSQDEIVFTKGDFIFPDVIDLKEQKSYLAEVKKEVIAKGISKIYKDEDKANIIVLGSDPKKPTIIMFSDPECPYCRAELAKIETTLKDNNVEIVLTPVHDISSLQKSSLIYKDAKAAKSDSDKVKILRKYYAEDYNVDDKSVSKEDVAKIDNLRKKYFAAGVRSVPFIVNKSDLK; the protein is encoded by the coding sequence CGCGGCAACTAGCCTAATGGCAGCAAGCGATAAGCAAATAGAGGACTTCTACTCTCAAATGGTTGATAGCAGCGTAAAAGTAAAGGTAGCTGATCGTCACAAAGTGGCAGGCGACATCGAAGCTGTCGTTGTAAAATTAAGCAAAGATGGCAACTCACAAGATGAGATTGTTTTTACAAAAGGTGACTTCATCTTCCCGGACGTGATCGATCTAAAAGAGCAAAAATCATACCTCGCTGAAGTGAAAAAAGAGGTCATCGCAAAGGGAATTTCTAAAATTTATAAAGATGAAGACAAGGCAAACATCATCGTTCTTGGTAGTGACCCTAAAAAGCCAACTATCATAATGTTTTCAGACCCTGAGTGCCCATACTGCAGAGCTGAGCTAGCAAAGATCGAGACAACGCTAAAAGATAACAACGTTGAGATCGTCCTAACTCCAGTGCATGACATCTCATCACTTCAAAAAAGCTCACTAATCTACAAAGATGCAAAAGCTGCTAAGAGTGACAGTGATAAGGTTAAAATTTTAAGAAAATACTACGCTGAAGACTACAATGTAGATGATAAGAGCGTTAGTAAAGAAGATGTCGCAAAGATCGATAATTTGCGCAAAAAATATTTTGCAGCTGGCGTTAGATCAGTGCCATTTATCGTAAATAAAAGCGATCTAAAATAA
- a CDS encoding twin-arginine translocation signal domain-containing protein: protein MQGSRRDFLKKSLKVGAASGVLAVSAVAKVTSDDLAPDDNGVVVGKSNKKEVLYKKSKNWETYYKIAY, encoded by the coding sequence ATGCAAGGATCAAGAAGAGATTTTCTCAAAAAATCTCTAAAAGTCGGTGCTGCCAGCGGAGTACTCGCAGTCTCAGCCGTAGCAAAAGTGACTAGTGATGACTTGGCTCCTGATGACAATGGCGTTGTCGTAGGCAAGTCTAACAAAAAAGAGGTGCTTTATAAAAAAAGCAAAAATTGGGAAACCTACTATAAAATCGCATACTAA
- a CDS encoding formate dehydrogenase subunit alpha yields the protein MKYPMKKVDGKWQRISWDQAVNEIGDKMLQIRKEDGPDSVIFLGSAKFNNEQAYYFRKFAAFWGTNSNDHVARIUHSATVAGVANTWGYGAMTNHFGDMAANSKCIFIIGANPAVANPVGGMKHTLQAKDRNNAKVIVADPNFTKSAAHADLYLRQRSGTDIALVYGLIHIILKNGWEDKEFIKNRTYGIDEIAKEAEHWTPEVTSDVTGVPVDKLIEAANILAHTKPGTVVWALGITQHSVGSSNTRILPILQLILGNMGKPGGGCNIIRGHDNVQGSTDMCNLSDSLPMYYGLTDAAWKYYCQGWGVDYDEFVKRFAVSTKEPKQGGTPVKNTVFEEYYYHDPKNPEDRNWRNEKGWSLSKWWQGVLKEENTFSSGALRVLWVQGTGLTSMAHLAKIQEAASKLDMIVVAEPFVNEISILSDRKDGVYILPVATAFENEGHLNATNRSGQWRTKVVDPLYESKGDHEVMFAFAKKFGFYDEYVKGMKMAVVDRELKQVKDDFVWPDDATNEIARVGNSIGYGGRTAEMFRRHQANWDKFDPDTLIGLGGEVKGEYYGKPWPAWDEKHPGTPILYDMSKPYAEGGSGFRNRFGLEHNGVSQLASEEATLVGSAIKGGYPQITKDNIEKVLGITLTEEEKAKIGPSWSMDYSGIILEKCREKGVVPYGNARARAIVWEFLDPIPKHREPIHSPRWDLVQKYPTFDDQARNFRVSTKFKSEQQAKDWSKEFPIVFSTQRVVNLSGAGMIERTSKYLSAITPEMFANVHPELALKYGIKDRDMMWIHSPQGTKIKVRCYHSYMVTPDRICMPYNFAGVMQGVDLSARYPEGTKPYVIGESFNTVTNYGFDPVTQISEFNAGLCRIEKAEENTFKTSFYHEYGERDALGKE from the coding sequence ATCAAATATCCTATGAAAAAGGTTGATGGCAAATGGCAGAGAATTTCATGGGATCAAGCTGTAAATGAGATCGGCGATAAGATGCTTCAGATCCGCAAAGAAGATGGTCCTGATAGCGTTATATTCTTAGGATCTGCGAAATTTAACAACGAGCAGGCATATTACTTTAGAAAATTTGCTGCGTTTTGGGGTACAAACAGCAACGACCACGTAGCAAGAATTTGACATAGCGCAACAGTCGCCGGTGTGGCGAATACTTGGGGTTATGGCGCGATGACAAACCACTTTGGAGATATGGCTGCAAATTCAAAATGTATATTTATAATAGGTGCAAATCCAGCTGTGGCAAACCCAGTTGGCGGCATGAAGCACACTTTGCAAGCAAAAGATAGAAACAACGCAAAGGTGATCGTAGCTGATCCAAATTTTACAAAATCAGCTGCACACGCTGACCTTTATCTAAGACAAAGATCAGGTACCGATATAGCACTTGTTTATGGCCTTATCCACATCATCTTAAAAAATGGCTGGGAAGATAAAGAATTTATAAAAAATAGAACTTACGGCATCGACGAGATAGCAAAAGAGGCTGAGCACTGGACACCAGAGGTCACATCTGACGTTACAGGCGTGCCAGTTGATAAGCTGATAGAGGCTGCAAATATCCTAGCTCATACAAAACCAGGCACTGTGGTCTGGGCACTTGGTATCACTCAGCACTCAGTTGGTAGCTCAAATACGAGAATTTTACCTATCTTGCAACTAATCCTAGGCAACATGGGCAAACCAGGCGGCGGCTGTAACATCATCCGTGGTCACGACAACGTTCAAGGCTCAACCGACATGTGTAACCTCTCAGATAGCTTGCCGATGTATTACGGACTAACTGACGCGGCTTGGAAGTACTACTGCCAAGGCTGGGGTGTTGATTATGACGAGTTTGTAAAACGCTTTGCAGTCTCAACCAAAGAGCCAAAACAAGGCGGCACGCCAGTTAAAAACACTGTTTTTGAAGAGTATTATTACCACGATCCTAAAAATCCAGAGGATAGAAACTGGAGAAATGAAAAAGGCTGGTCGCTTTCAAAATGGTGGCAAGGCGTCTTAAAAGAGGAAAATACCTTTAGCAGTGGCGCGTTAAGAGTTCTTTGGGTTCAAGGAACTGGCCTTACATCTATGGCGCATCTAGCTAAAATTCAAGAAGCAGCTTCAAAACTAGATATGATCGTAGTTGCTGAGCCATTTGTAAATGAAATTTCTATCCTTTCAGATAGAAAAGATGGCGTTTATATCTTGCCAGTGGCAACTGCCTTTGAAAACGAAGGTCACCTAAACGCTACAAACCGCTCAGGTCAGTGGAGAACAAAAGTCGTTGATCCACTTTATGAGAGCAAGGGCGATCACGAAGTAATGTTTGCATTTGCTAAGAAATTTGGCTTTTACGATGAATATGTAAAAGGCATGAAGATGGCTGTTGTAGATAGAGAGCTAAAACAAGTAAAAGATGACTTTGTATGGCCAGATGATGCGACAAATGAGATAGCAAGGGTTGGAAATTCTATCGGTTATGGTGGCAGAACTGCTGAGATGTTTAGACGTCACCAAGCAAACTGGGATAAATTTGACCCAGATACGCTAATAGGTCTTGGCGGCGAGGTAAAAGGTGAGTACTACGGCAAGCCATGGCCAGCATGGGATGAAAAACACCCTGGCACACCGATACTTTATGATATGAGCAAGCCTTACGCAGAGGGCGGCTCTGGCTTTAGAAACCGCTTTGGCTTAGAGCATAACGGCGTTAGTCAGCTAGCTAGCGAAGAGGCAACTTTAGTTGGCTCAGCCATAAAAGGTGGCTACCCACAAATCACAAAAGATAATATAGAAAAAGTCCTAGGCATCACTCTAACAGAAGAAGAAAAAGCTAAGATAGGACCTAGCTGGAGCATGGACTACAGCGGTATCATCTTAGAAAAATGCCGTGAAAAAGGCGTAGTGCCGTATGGTAACGCAAGGGCTAGAGCTATCGTTTGGGAATTTCTTGATCCTATCCCAAAACATAGAGAGCCTATCCACTCACCACGCTGGGATCTTGTCCAAAAGTATCCGACATTTGATGATCAAGCTAGAAATTTTCGTGTTTCTACTAAATTTAAGTCAGAGCAACAAGCAAAAGACTGGTCAAAAGAATTCCCTATCGTATTTAGCACGCAACGCGTCGTAAATTTAAGTGGTGCGGGAATGATCGAAAGAACAAGTAAATATCTCTCAGCCATCACACCTGAGATGTTTGCTAACGTTCACCCTGAGCTTGCTTTAAAATACGGCATAAAAGATCGCGATATGATGTGGATCCACAGCCCACAAGGCACGAAGATCAAAGTAAGATGCTACCACAGCTATATGGTAACTCCAGATAGAATTTGTATGCCTTATAACTTCGCTGGCGTTATGCAAGGTGTCGATCTCTCAGCTCGCTACCCAGAGGGCACTAAGCCTTATGTTATCGGCGAGAGCTTTAACACAGTTACCAACTACGGATTTGACCCTGTTACTCAAATTTCAGAATTTAACGCAGGTCTTTGCCGCATAGAAAAAGCTGAGGAGAATACCTTTAAAACATCGTTTTATCACGAGTATGGCGAGAGAGACGCCCTAGGTAAAGAGTAA
- the fdh3B gene encoding formate dehydrogenase FDH3 subunit beta yields the protein MARMKFFVDTNRCISCFGCQVACSSAHELPVGIYRRKVITLHDGIEGKEVSTTIACQHCTDAPCEQVCPVDCFYIRADGIVLHDKHKCIGCGYCLYACPFGAPQFPRDGAFGVKGVMDKCTMCAGGPEPTNSHEERELYGQNRMAEGKVPMCAAICSTNALLVGDAAEVSNVYRKRVMLRNTGLNV from the coding sequence ATGGCAAGAATGAAATTTTTTGTAGATACTAATAGATGTATCAGCTGCTTTGGATGTCAAGTCGCCTGCTCTTCTGCTCACGAGCTTCCAGTGGGAATTTATAGAAGAAAGGTTATCACGCTTCACGATGGCATAGAGGGTAAAGAGGTCTCAACTACTATCGCGTGCCAGCACTGCACCGACGCACCTTGCGAGCAAGTTTGTCCGGTTGATTGCTTCTACATTAGAGCCGATGGTATCGTGCTTCATGATAAACATAAGTGCATAGGCTGTGGATACTGCTTATATGCTTGTCCATTTGGTGCGCCACAGTTCCCTAGAGACGGGGCATTTGGCGTAAAAGGCGTAATGGATAAATGCACTATGTGCGCAGGCGGTCCAGAGCCAACTAACTCACACGAGGAGAGAGAGCTTTACGGTCAAAACAGAATGGCTGAGGGGAAAGTGCCTATGTGTGCGGCTATCTGTTCTACAAACGCGCTTTTAGTTGGCGACGCTGCTGAGGTTTCAAATGTATATCGCAAACGCGTTATGCTAAGAAATACAGGATTAAACGTATAA
- a CDS encoding FTR1 family iron permease, whose protein sequence is MNKFFKFMLIMLLPIWLVAKNDDYTQVAAQIKESLQKVITEYRAGNVEQAVSDTQNAYFGLFEDVEAGIRINLGQKKAYSMEKQFGEIRKAIKAGEAPDDVQKRIDQINSEIAEVLPVILNGHKLVGEYSDTPAQAATSGYDTSKFIPEWKVAFENLSATLDKAIASYEGDKQDDAKNSIQDAKFNDYRNTQLEIAVRQYIENGKSIDADIQRKMGEAISGIANGITKDDFKTKLEEIKKLAYDAVSKLPAETVKLAKVDMSSAASSDSSEDSGTDYTQTVKNINDKIQAAIALYKGGNSAKAMGDIQDIYFDEFEGSGMENKVGAIDVNLKTAIEATFGNLVALMKSGADEKTLEESASKMSSQLAAALEKTSGSSSPWTLFIWALTIILREGFEALIIVAAVVAYLVKTGNAKSMGKVVYSSVGVAVILSFVMAWIMNIIFGEAAGQKRELMEGITMLVAVGLLFYVGFWLLSNAGAKKWNDYIKSHVSESISSGSSTALWWTVFLAVFREGAETVLFYQALIFDAKDSAGYLMIAAGFVVGLIVLLIVYFLFKIFAIKIPIKPFFIFTSAIIFYMSIVFVGKGVGELVEGKIFIPTIIKGLNFPDWMRDWLGLMPYYESLIPQIIMVLALIIGIVIMKSKQNKN, encoded by the coding sequence ATGAATAAATTTTTTAAATTTATGCTTATCATGCTACTGCCTATCTGGCTTGTAGCAAAAAATGACGACTACACACAAGTCGCAGCTCAGATAAAAGAGTCATTACAAAAAGTAATAACAGAGTATAGAGCTGGCAACGTCGAGCAAGCAGTTAGCGATACTCAAAATGCTTATTTTGGCCTATTTGAAGATGTCGAAGCTGGCATCAGAATAAATTTAGGTCAGAAAAAAGCTTACTCTATGGAGAAGCAGTTTGGCGAGATCAGAAAGGCGATAAAAGCTGGCGAAGCACCAGATGACGTGCAAAAAAGAATAGATCAGATAAATAGCGAAATCGCTGAAGTTTTGCCAGTTATTTTAAATGGTCATAAGCTTGTTGGTGAGTATTCAGACACTCCAGCACAAGCTGCTACAAGTGGCTATGACACTTCTAAATTTATCCCTGAGTGGAAGGTGGCATTTGAAAATTTATCAGCTACTTTGGATAAAGCCATAGCAAGCTATGAGGGCGATAAACAAGATGATGCTAAAAATTCTATCCAAGATGCTAAATTTAATGATTATAGAAATACTCAACTTGAAATCGCCGTTCGTCAATATATAGAAAATGGCAAAAGCATAGATGCTGACATCCAAAGAAAGATGGGTGAAGCGATCAGTGGCATCGCTAACGGCATAACAAAAGATGATTTTAAAACAAAGCTAGAAGAGATCAAAAAACTAGCTTATGATGCCGTTTCAAAACTCCCAGCTGAGACAGTAAAACTAGCAAAAGTTGATATGAGTAGTGCAGCATCTAGCGATAGCAGCGAAGATAGTGGCACAGACTACACTCAAACTGTTAAAAACATAAATGACAAAATTCAAGCAGCCATCGCGCTTTACAAAGGTGGCAATAGCGCTAAAGCTATGGGCGATATCCAAGACATCTACTTTGATGAGTTTGAAGGTAGCGGCATGGAGAACAAAGTAGGTGCGATAGATGTAAATTTAAAAACAGCTATCGAAGCTACATTTGGTAACCTTGTGGCCCTTATGAAATCAGGTGCAGACGAAAAAACACTTGAAGAGAGTGCAAGCAAGATGTCATCTCAGCTAGCAGCTGCACTTGAGAAAACTAGCGGTTCAAGCTCACCTTGGACGCTATTTATCTGGGCTCTAACTATCATCTTAAGAGAGGGTTTTGAGGCTCTTATAATCGTTGCAGCCGTCGTTGCATATCTTGTAAAAACTGGCAATGCAAAATCTATGGGTAAGGTCGTATATAGCTCAGTTGGCGTGGCTGTCATCTTAAGCTTTGTCATGGCTTGGATAATGAACATCATCTTTGGCGAGGCAGCAGGTCAAAAAAGAGAGCTTATGGAAGGCATCACGATGCTTGTTGCTGTGGGACTTCTATTTTATGTTGGCTTCTGGCTTCTTTCAAATGCTGGCGCTAAAAAATGGAACGACTATATCAAATCTCACGTATCTGAGTCTATCTCAAGTGGCTCAAGCACAGCGCTTTGGTGGACTGTATTTTTAGCGGTATTTAGAGAGGGCGCTGAGACAGTGCTATTTTATCAAGCGCTTATCTTTGATGCAAAAGACTCAGCTGGCTACTTAATGATCGCAGCTGGCTTTGTTGTAGGTCTTATCGTTCTTTTGATAGTCTATTTCTTATTTAAAATTTTCGCTATTAAAATTCCTATTAAGCCATTTTTTATATTTACATCAGCTATCATCTTTTACATGTCGATCGTCTTTGTTGGCAAGGGCGTTGGCGAGCTAGTTGAGGGCAAAATTTTCATCCCAACTATCATAAAAGGACTAAATTTTCCTGACTGGATGAGAGACTGGCTAGGACTTATGCCATATTACGAGAGTTTAATACCTCAAATCATTATGGTGCTTGCCCTAATTATAGGCATCGTTATCATGAAATCAAAACAAAATAAAAACTAA
- a CDS encoding iron transporter — protein sequence MNKILSSALALSLAAGFALAGEHPIGEPVEANGMEIAAVYLEPIDMEPKGVDLAPSLADLHLEADIHAIKGNKNGFGEGEWIPYLKINYELKNLDNGKTKKGTFMPMVASDGPHYGANVKMDTGVGNYELKFHIDNPEKQGFGRHADKETGVGKWFEPFTTTYKFQWTGGPVK from the coding sequence ATGAATAAAATTCTTAGTTCAGCTCTAGCACTTAGCCTAGCAGCTGGTTTTGCACTTGCTGGAGAGCACCCAATCGGCGAGCCTGTAGAGGCTAATGGTATGGAGATAGCTGCTGTTTATCTTGAGCCAATCGACATGGAGCCAAAAGGCGTTGATCTAGCTCCAAGCTTAGCTGATCTTCACTTAGAGGCTGACATCCACGCTATAAAAGGCAACAAAAACGGCTTTGGCGAAGGCGAGTGGATCCCATATCTAAAGATCAACTATGAGCTAAAAAACCTTGATAATGGTAAAACTAAAAAAGGTACATTTATGCCAATGGTTGCAAGCGATGGCCCACACTACGGCGCTAACGTAAAAATGGATACAGGTGTTGGTAACTATGAGCTTAAATTCCACATCGACAATCCAGAAAAACAAGGCTTTGGTCGCCACGCTGATAAAGAGACTGGTGTTGGTAAATGGTTTGAGCCTTTCACAACAACTTATAAATTTCAATGGACAGGTGGTCCTGTTAAATAA
- a CDS encoding Fe-S-containing protein translates to MSIYFYQVFLALLGFTLFAALNNNGKSLKTIFLPSFLGVVAGVLIFKAARHALVDDQFKIFIDSVTLVFLLISILWIFFELKIAKIVTFFILGIGFGFGYSSSSALFPLFGGELLDTLSVISFFLMIFAMILILFLFFFISNLKASIPSSIAKILALITLVFLLVDRSSQTALELLRAGALKISSELNSQILSISAKGIYVTEFSAYFYIAVILLLCIIALCFVPKSIDKSTFGSIKYRFTKAIRENVFDNAKFAFCSVLIALGFSLYYDLYASRPPQISEPVLVEPVGDKFIFDVDMLKDNELHRFAYITDEGKQIRFFLLNRFSDRVSPVIVFDSCMICGDMGYIKRGNDLICISCNVRIFLPSVGKEGGCNPIPMAFTFDGKNIIVDYKTIVAGANYFSKVVEKMVLDPVSHKKVSNLDSRSYLYYGRTYFFESNETQAKFEANPEKYVETNGTLK, encoded by the coding sequence ATGTCAATATACTTCTATCAGGTCTTTTTAGCCCTCCTTGGATTTACGCTTTTTGCTGCCTTAAATAACAATGGCAAAAGTTTAAAAACGATCTTTTTACCGTCATTTCTTGGCGTTGTTGCTGGTGTGCTTATCTTTAAAGCTGCTCGTCATGCGCTTGTTGATGACCAGTTTAAAATTTTCATAGATTCTGTGACACTGGTTTTTCTACTAATTAGCATTTTATGGATATTTTTCGAGCTTAAGATAGCAAAAATCGTAACGTTTTTTATTTTAGGCATCGGCTTTGGCTTTGGCTATAGCTCAAGTAGCGCTTTGTTCCCGTTATTTGGCGGCGAGCTGCTTGACACGCTTTCAGTCATAAGCTTCTTTTTGATGATCTTTGCGATGATCTTGATACTATTTTTATTTTTCTTCATTTCAAATTTAAAAGCAAGCATCCCATCATCAATAGCTAAAATTTTAGCTCTTATCACATTAGTATTTTTACTAGTTGATAGAAGCTCACAAACTGCACTTGAGCTTTTACGTGCAGGCGCTTTAAAGATAAGTAGCGAGCTAAATTCTCAAATTTTATCTATCAGCGCAAAAGGCATCTACGTCACAGAATTTAGTGCCTATTTTTACATAGCAGTGATCCTTCTTTTATGCATCATCGCGCTTTGCTTTGTGCCAAAGAGTATCGATAAGAGCACGTTTGGCTCTATCAAATACCGCTTTACAAAAGCCATTAGAGAAAATGTCTTTGACAATGCAAAATTTGCATTTTGTAGCGTTTTAATAGCGCTTGGCTTCTCTCTTTATTATGACCTTTACGCATCTCGCCCACCTCAAATTTCAGAGCCAGTCTTGGTTGAGCCAGTGGGAGATAAATTTATATTTGATGTTGATATGTTAAAAGATAATGAACTTCACAGATTTGCCTACATCACAGATGAGGGCAAACAGATAAGATTTTTCTTGCTAAACCGCTTTAGCGACCGCGTCTCGCCTGTCATCGTCTTTGACTCGTGCATGATATGCGGCGATATGGGCTATATAAAAAGAGGAAATGATCTTATTTGTATCTCTTGTAATGTTAGAATTTTCTTACCGTCAGTTGGTAAAGAGGGCGGTTGTAACCCAATCCCTATGGCATTTACCTTCGATGGTAAAAATATCATAGTTGATTATAAAACGATCGTCGCAGGGGCAAACTACTTTAGTAAGGTCGTCGAAAAGATGGTGCTTGACCCAGTAAGCCACAAAAAGGTGAGCAATCTTGATTCAAGATCATATTTATACTACGGACGCACATATTTCTTTGAGAGCAACGAAACTCAGGCGAAATTTGAAGCAAATCCAGAAAAATATGTAGAAACAAATGGAACGTTAAAATGA
- a CDS encoding ABC transporter permease: MKNMQLRMIKSSITGSKVQKTMAFITILLAALLIACMLNITLKIGDQVASELRGYGSNIVVLPRGESLSIEIEGKNFTPLKSQNLLPEADIYKIKEIFWRNNIVAFAPFLETKVKDAKGDELSFEGTYFDKNIGLKDEPEFSTGVKSLYGFWGVEGAWPKDESMDEILVGDELAKAKNLKVGDKFSLVGKNGTKEVSVVGILKGASDEAHKLIGSLKLAGDLSGHPGSYTKAEVSAMTIPENDLSLKARRNLDNLDSAEYDKWYCSAYAGSIAFQIEENLPNVSAKASLQVSDAESNIVKKIQSLMGIVSIIALVVSAIGITSLMTSEIYRRKKEIGLLKAIGASNFEIYALFASESLVVAFFAGITGAFLGYALSYVMSYIIFSHGIGIAWIVLPISVAFALLISVVGSLMPMRNVINLLPAEVLYDRK; encoded by the coding sequence ATGAAAAATATGCAACTAAGAATGATAAAAAGCTCGATCACTGGCTCAAAGGTGCAAAAGACGATGGCGTTTATCACCATCTTGCTAGCTGCTCTTTTGATAGCTTGCATGCTAAATATCACGCTAAAAATCGGCGATCAAGTGGCAAGCGAGCTTAGAGGATATGGCTCAAATATCGTCGTTTTACCACGCGGTGAGAGCCTAAGCATCGAGATCGAGGGTAAAAATTTCACCCCACTAAAATCACAAAATTTACTCCCAGAAGCTGATATCTACAAGATAAAAGAGATCTTTTGGAGAAATAACATCGTCGCTTTTGCTCCGTTTTTAGAGACAAAAGTTAAAGACGCTAAGGGCGATGAGCTTAGCTTTGAGGGGACATATTTTGATAAAAATATCGGACTAAAAGATGAGCCAGAATTTAGCACAGGCGTTAAGAGCTTGTATGGATTTTGGGGTGTTGAGGGCGCTTGGCCAAAAGATGAGAGCATGGATGAAATTTTAGTAGGAGATGAGCTTGCAAAGGCTAAAAATTTAAAAGTTGGCGACAAATTTAGCCTTGTGGGCAAAAATGGCACAAAAGAGGTTAGCGTAGTTGGCATCTTAAAAGGGGCAAGTGATGAGGCACATAAGCTAATAGGCTCGCTCAAACTTGCTGGCGATCTCTCAGGGCATCCTGGCTCATACACAAAAGCCGAGGTCTCAGCCATGACGATCCCAGAAAATGACCTATCGCTAAAGGCTAGAAGAAATTTAGACAACCTTGATAGCGCAGAGTATGACAAATGGTACTGCTCGGCCTACGCTGGATCGATCGCATTTCAGATAGAAGAAAATTTACCAAACGTTAGCGCAAAAGCCAGTCTTCAAGTAAGTGATGCTGAGAGTAATATCGTAAAGAAAATTCAAAGCCTAATGGGTATCGTTAGTATCATCGCTCTTGTGGTCTCAGCTATTGGCATAACGTCGCTAATGACAAGTGAAATTTACCGCCGTAAAAAAGAGATCGGTCTTTTAAAAGCCATAGGCGCAAGTAACTTTGAAATTTACGCCCTTTTTGCTAGCGAGAGCCTTGTGGTTGCCTTTTTTGCGGGCATCACGGGAGCATTTTTAGGATACGCGCTAAGCTACGTGATGTCTTACATCATCTTCTCTCACGGCATAGGCATAGCATGGATCGTGCTGCCAATTAGCGTGGCATTTGCCTTGCTCATATCAGTCGTTGGCTCGCTAATGCCAATGAGAAACGTCATAAATTTACTACCTGCGGAGGTGCTATATGACCGCAAATAG
- a CDS encoding ABC transporter permease has protein sequence MTANSKFFYNLIYKSLKNGSSRVMVIVISILLGACVCAAFVNVYLDIDSKVSRELKTYGANMIFAPKDMATSDDMSEKTYNEMIAKVPKDKLLGESGYLFAQANIGPTNAIVMGTKFSNLKKVKPFLDVRDGGMINVDFDDKNVLIGVDLARQAGFKAGDDIEIRAIGSNESINVKIKGVVASGDKEDALLITSLSLAQKISNKVGKINYAEAVVLGNFDEITSLAKTISNDEIVAKPVAKVSKSEGYILEKIKLLMALVSLVILLITSMCVNTTLSAILLSRSREIALLRAIGASKKDVLRLFGFETFVTALISALVGAFLGYLLAQILGYAIFDSSIDFRILSIPVAVVISLLFAAIAAFYPIKRALNNKMADTLRGE, from the coding sequence ATGACCGCAAATAGCAAATTCTTTTACAATCTAATCTACAAAAGCCTAAAAAATGGCTCATCAAGGGTTATGGTCATCGTGATCTCGATCTTGCTTGGAGCGTGCGTGTGTGCGGCATTTGTCAATGTCTATCTGGACATCGACTCAAAGGTCTCACGCGAGCTAAAAACTTATGGTGCAAATATGATCTTTGCTCCAAAAGATATGGCGACAAGTGATGATATGAGTGAAAAAACCTATAATGAAATGATCGCTAAAGTGCCAAAAGATAAGCTTCTTGGCGAGAGCGGTTATCTCTTTGCTCAGGCAAATATCGGTCCGACAAACGCCATCGTCATGGGGACAAAATTTAGCAATCTAAAAAAGGTTAAGCCGTTTTTAGATGTTAGAGATGGAGGGATGATAAATGTCGATTTTGACGATAAAAACGTGCTAATAGGCGTCGATCTTGCTCGTCAAGCTGGCTTTAAAGCAGGCGATGATATAGAAATTCGTGCCATTGGCTCAAACGAGAGCATAAATGTAAAGATAAAAGGTGTAGTGGCAAGTGGCGATAAAGAGGATGCTCTTTTGATCACGTCGCTATCTTTGGCTCAGAAAATTTCAAACAAAGTTGGCAAGATAAACTACGCTGAAGCTGTTGTGCTTGGAAATTTTGACGAGATAACATCGCTTGCAAAAACTATAAGCAACGATGAAATAGTCGCAAAACCAGTGGCAAAGGTCTCAAAGTCTGAGGGCTATATCTTAGAAAAGATCAAACTTCTAATGGCACTTGTCAGCCTTGTCATCTTGCTGATTACTTCAATGTGCGTAAATACAACGCTTAGTGCTATCTTGCTCTCTCGATCACGTGAGATCGCACTTCTTAGAGCCATAGGCGCAAGCAAAAAAGACGTGCTAAGACTATTTGGCTTTGAAACATTTGTAACAGCGCTCATCTCAGCGTTAGTCGGAGCGTTTTTAGGTTATCTACTAGCTCAAATTTTAGGTTATGCGATATTTGATTCTAGTATTGATTTTAGAATTCTAAGCATCCCAGTAGCTGTGGTCATATCACTTCTTTTTGCAGCGATCGCAGCGTTTTACCCGATTAAGCGGGCACTTAATAACAAAATGGCAGATACACTAAGAGGAGAATGA